A window of Phragmites australis chromosome 2, lpPhrAust1.1, whole genome shotgun sequence genomic DNA:
GCCTTTGAGCTGTTCGTGCAGATGTCTTTGGCCTTGGCTTGGGCGGTTCTAGGTCTGCAACAACGCAAGAGCAACTTAGTAAGCAATACATTCTTGACAAGATCACAAAATCCAGATACAAGCTATAATACACACATCATCCACAGATACAAGAGCAACACGAAAAGAACCATCACAAGGCACAAAGTTATTTGCTCGAGAAAAAAAATGGCACAAGTTGTTACCTCTACCATCTATTTTTGTCAACAGATCATCATCCTCCTTTAGTGACCGCACTTTGTATCTTGGAGATACGCAAGCTTGCGCCTCATTAGCTACAAGTTAATTAGCAAGGTTGCAGGAATCAGAATGGACAGAATAAACCTATAAGCACAAGAATGGTGGATGGCTTGACATTTCATATCATCTGCATGTATTTCTAGCCTAACAGAATGGAACAACAGAGAATCAGCAcaaaatataaaatttaaaacaattaACTATTAAATATGGCAAAATGTACATCCTTTTGTCTACATTGGACTTCACAAAGTATGATGTTTCACTCCCGCCTACTTACCAATTTAGAACATATATCATGAGGAGATGAAGTGACTTGCAAACAAAATGATAGAAAATAGCTGTGCTTTAGGGATGGAGTTCTGGCAAGACCACCTAACATTTTAGTTCACAAGTTCCTTCTCTCCGATAACTATGCATGTCTAGTTCAACACATTTGACGTCAGAATTTGTATCCAacggaggaggggagggggggggggttgttgcTACCTCTCTCGACAGATCATGCCATAAGAATGAACAGTACCCAACGCTAGTTAGAAATAGCTGTAAGAATCAAATTACCAGCTGATGGAGTCTGGAAGACTGCAAGCGCAGAAGTATCATTAACCCAGCGAATGGCAACTCCATGGTCCCCAAACTTCTCAAAAATCTTTTCCAAATCTATTGTGCGCGTGCTAGGTGAAAAGTCATAAAGAACAAGGACATGCCTTGTCCCAAATTGTGCTGCAGCTACAAAACCAAACCAAAGAATAAGTCTTCCATTAACTCACAATGAACAAGCTAACTAAACAAATAAAGATGGATATTCTGAATACTTGTACCAGCTTTGTTCCCCCGCTCATTCAAATGGCCCTTTGATCCACTCTGAGGACTAGACTCCTTGTCATCCAAATCTCTTTCCGAACCACACTGGTCACTGTACAGAACACTCTTATCGTAAAGAAATGAACCCCTCCCTCTCCTTTTGGGTCCTGAAGATAGGGCGCTACTTTTCTCCGAAGAGCTACATGAAGACACCCTTGCTTCTTGCTCCAGGGAGCGCACTAGTGTATCATCATGTGCGCCACGATCTGCAATAGCCTCCCAATCTGCAAGCATCAAAGAAA
This region includes:
- the LOC133909670 gene encoding uncharacterized protein LOC133909670 isoform X2, which encodes MDAPRWTEEVDDLVDAGDVHGAISLLESVVSNLSTAAASSSAPPSGGDLRLAAALGDLAGLHASRGNTLRADDLRARAIVLRSLAAAPGPLGDHEAAEKSSSEEGAIGSKDSEVSDNLEKNNEEEEDDWEAIADRGAHDDTLVRSLEQEARVSSCSSSEKSSALSSGPKRRGRGSFLYDKSVLYSDQCGSERDLDDKESSPQSGSKGHLNERGNKAAQFGTRHVLVLYDFSPSTRTIDLEKIFEKFGDHGVAIRWVNDTSALAVFQTPSAANEAQACVSPRYKVRSLKEDDDLLTKIDGRDLEPPKPRPKTSARTAQRLIAHGMGLRQFSNFGSDELKKQEEERRNRITARQAMRDEAWGSD
- the LOC133909670 gene encoding uncharacterized protein LOC133909670 isoform X1 yields the protein MDAPRWTEEVDDLVDAGDVHGAISLLESVVSNLSTAAASSSAPPSGGDLRLAAALGDLAGLHASRGNTLRADDLRARAIVLRSLAAAPGPLGDHEAAEKSSSEEGAIGSKDSEVSDNLEKNNEEEEDDWEAIADRGAHDDTLVRSLEQEARVSSCSSSEKSSALSSGPKRRGRGSFLYDKSVLYSDQCGSERDLDDKESSPQSGSKGHLNERGNKAAAAQFGTRHVLVLYDFSPSTRTIDLEKIFEKFGDHGVAIRWVNDTSALAVFQTPSAANEAQACVSPRYKVRSLKEDDDLLTKIDGRDLEPPKPRPKTSARTAQRLIAHGMGLRQFSNFGSDELKKQEEERRNRITARQAMRDEAWGSD